A window from Pseudomonas kribbensis encodes these proteins:
- a CDS encoding Rieske (2Fe-2S) protein → MKFLCTGADLLEATSRGFEIDGNKLFAVRRAGQAYVYLNRCPHRGVGLEWQPDQFLDPSNSLIQCATHGALFLIEDGECVAGPCAGQSLTAIDCREDAQGLWVDV, encoded by the coding sequence ATGAAGTTTCTGTGCACGGGCGCCGATTTGCTCGAAGCCACCAGCCGCGGGTTCGAGATCGACGGCAACAAACTGTTCGCCGTACGCCGGGCCGGCCAGGCGTACGTCTATCTCAACCGCTGCCCGCATCGGGGCGTCGGGCTCGAGTGGCAACCCGACCAGTTTCTCGACCCGAGCAACAGCCTGATCCAGTGCGCCACACACGGCGCGCTGTTTTTGATTGAGGACGGTGAATGCGTCGCTGGCCCCTGCGCCGGACAATCGCTGACAGCCATCGATTGCCGTGAAGATGCCCAAGGGCTGTGGGTCGACGTTTAA
- the sfsA gene encoding DNA/RNA nuclease SfsA → MRFHPPLEEGRLIRRYKRFLADIETVGGELLTIHCPNTGSMLNCQVEGGQVWFSRSNDPKRKLPGTWEIGETPQGRLFCVNTGRANALVEEALQAGVISELNGFTALKREVAYGQEKSRIDFRLEYPTGPAYVEVKSVTLGFDGTAVAAFPDAVTERGAKHLRELAHLARDGIRAVQLYCVNLTGIEAVRPAVEIDAAYAAALREAVASGVEVLAYGVRLSHEEMLIDRRLDVLLDS, encoded by the coding sequence ATGCGCTTTCATCCTCCTCTTGAAGAAGGGCGACTGATTCGTCGTTACAAGCGCTTTCTCGCTGACATTGAAACCGTTGGCGGCGAGTTACTGACGATTCATTGTCCGAACACTGGCTCGATGCTCAATTGTCAGGTCGAGGGCGGGCAGGTCTGGTTCAGTCGCTCAAATGACCCCAAGCGCAAGCTGCCCGGCACCTGGGAAATCGGCGAAACCCCGCAGGGGCGGTTGTTCTGTGTGAACACCGGGCGCGCCAATGCGCTGGTCGAAGAGGCTTTGCAGGCCGGTGTCATCAGCGAGTTGAACGGCTTTACCGCGCTGAAGCGCGAAGTGGCGTACGGACAGGAAAAAAGCCGCATCGACTTTCGCCTCGAATACCCAACAGGGCCGGCGTACGTCGAAGTTAAAAGCGTCACGCTGGGTTTCGACGGTACGGCGGTGGCGGCCTTTCCCGATGCGGTGACCGAGCGCGGCGCCAAGCATTTGCGTGAGCTGGCGCATCTGGCGCGAGACGGGATTCGGGCAGTGCAGCTGTATTGCGTGAATCTGACGGGTATCGAAGCGGTACGCCCGGCGGTGGAAATCGATGCTGCCTACGCCGCTGCCTTGCGCGAGGCGGTGGCGTCCGGGGTCGAGGTGTTGGCTTATGGTGTGCGGTTAAGTCATGAGGAAATGTTGATCGATCGCCGACTGGATGTGTTGCTCGACAGTTAA
- a CDS encoding pyridoxal phosphate-dependent aminotransferase encodes MAQPYSARSRAIEPFHVMALLARANELQAAGHDVIHLEIGEPDFTTAEPIIRAGQAALTAGKTRYTAARGIPELREAISGFYQTRYGLNIDPRRILITPGGSGALLLASALLVDPGKHWLLADPGYPCNRHFLRLVEGAAQLVPVGPDVRYQLTPDLIDRHWDHDSVGALVASPANPTGTILTRDELAGLSTAIRARHGHLVVDEIYHGLTYGTDAASVLEVDDSAFVLNSFSKYFGMTGWRLGWLVAPDAAVSELEKLAQNLYISAPSMAQHAALACFEPDTIAILEERRAEFGRRRDFLLPALRELGFNIAVEPEGAFYLYADISQFGGDAFAFCRHFLETEHVAFTPGLDFGRYQASHHVRFAYTQNLPRLQEAVERIARGLKSWQG; translated from the coding sequence ATGGCTCAGCCCTACAGTGCTCGCAGTCGTGCGATCGAACCGTTCCATGTGATGGCGCTGCTGGCGCGGGCCAACGAATTGCAGGCCGCCGGCCACGACGTGATCCATCTGGAAATCGGCGAGCCGGATTTCACGACCGCCGAACCGATCATCCGCGCCGGCCAGGCTGCGCTGACAGCGGGGAAAACCCGTTACACCGCCGCCCGGGGCATTCCCGAGCTGCGCGAGGCGATTTCCGGCTTCTACCAGACCCGTTATGGTCTGAATATCGATCCGCGGCGAATTCTGATCACGCCGGGCGGCTCCGGAGCGCTGCTGCTGGCCAGTGCGTTGCTGGTAGACCCGGGCAAGCACTGGCTGCTGGCCGACCCCGGTTATCCGTGCAACCGGCACTTTCTGCGACTGGTGGAGGGCGCGGCGCAGTTGGTTCCTGTAGGGCCGGATGTGCGCTACCAACTGACACCGGACCTGATCGATCGGCATTGGGATCACGACAGCGTAGGCGCGCTGGTTGCCTCGCCGGCCAACCCGACGGGCACGATTCTGACTCGCGATGAACTGGCCGGGTTATCCACTGCCATCAGGGCGCGGCACGGGCATCTGGTGGTGGACGAGATCTACCACGGTCTGACGTATGGCACTGATGCGGCCAGCGTGCTGGAAGTCGACGACAGTGCATTTGTGCTCAACAGTTTCTCCAAATATTTCGGCATGACCGGTTGGCGTCTGGGCTGGCTGGTGGCGCCGGATGCGGCGGTCAGCGAACTGGAAAAGCTCGCGCAGAACCTCTATATCAGCGCACCGAGCATGGCCCAGCATGCGGCGCTGGCCTGTTTCGAGCCAGATACCATTGCCATTCTCGAAGAGCGCCGCGCCGAATTCGGCCGCCGACGCGATTTCCTGCTGCCAGCCCTGCGGGAGCTGGGTTTCAATATTGCCGTGGAGCCGGAAGGCGCGTTCTATTTGTATGCCGATATCAGCCAGTTCGGCGGTGATGCCTTCGCGTTCTGCCGTCACTTCCTCGAAACCGAGCACGTGGCGTTCACCCCGGGCCTGGATTTCGGTCGCTATCAGGCCAGTCATCATGTGCGCTTTGCCTACACGCAAAATCTTCCTCGCCTACAAGAAGCGGTCGAGCGGATCGCTCGTGGCTTGAAGAGCTGGCAAGGCTGA
- the dksA gene encoding RNA polymerase-binding protein DksA has product MPTQAKQQASQTLSGFEPYVPKEGEEYMGAPMRAHFTKILSRWKQELMQEVDRTVDHMKDEAANFPDPADRASQEEEFALELRARDRERKLIKKIDKTLQLIEDEEYGWCDSCGIEIGVKRLEARPTADMCVDCKNLAEIKEKQVGK; this is encoded by the coding sequence ATGCCCACCCAAGCAAAGCAACAGGCAAGTCAGACACTCAGCGGTTTCGAGCCTTACGTCCCTAAAGAGGGCGAAGAGTACATGGGCGCCCCCATGCGCGCGCACTTCACCAAGATCCTGTCCAGATGGAAGCAGGAGTTGATGCAGGAAGTCGACCGCACTGTTGATCACATGAAGGACGAAGCAGCCAACTTCCCTGATCCGGCCGACCGTGCCAGCCAGGAAGAAGAATTCGCCCTTGAGCTGCGTGCCCGCGACCGCGAGCGCAAACTGATCAAGAAGATCGACAAGACGCTGCAGTTGATCGAAGACGAAGAGTACGGCTGGTGTGATTCCTGCGGCATCGAGATCGGCGTCAAGCGCCTCGAGGCCCGCCCGACCGCCGACATGTGCGTCGACTGCAAGAACCTTGCGGAAATCAAGGAAAAGCAGGTCGGCAAGTAA
- the gluQRS gene encoding tRNA glutamyl-Q(34) synthetase GluQRS, producing MTANTSPAYIGRFAPTPSGHLHFGSLVAALASYLDARSVNGRWLVRMEDLDPPREEPGAQAAILKALESYGFEWDGEMVRQSERHEAYAQVLDSLFNHGLAYACTCSRKQLEPYHGIYPGLCRNAGHGQEDAAIRLRVPELEYHFIDRVQGEYRQHLGRDVGDFVIRRRDGLYAYQLAVVLDDAWQGITDIVRGADLLDSTPRQLYLQELLGLRQPRYLHLPLITQPDGNKLGKSYRSPPLEADQATPLLLRALRALGQEPGPELAHASPQELLKWGSAHWDASEIPRTLTLPEAQLL from the coding sequence ATGACTGCCAACACCTCCCCCGCCTACATCGGCCGCTTTGCCCCGACTCCCAGTGGACACCTGCATTTCGGCTCACTGGTGGCTGCGCTCGCTTCTTACCTGGATGCCCGCTCGGTGAACGGCCGCTGGCTGGTGCGCATGGAAGATCTCGATCCGCCCCGGGAGGAGCCGGGGGCGCAGGCAGCGATTCTCAAGGCTCTGGAAAGCTATGGCTTCGAATGGGATGGCGAAATGGTCCGCCAGAGCGAGCGGCATGAAGCCTACGCGCAAGTACTCGACAGCCTGTTCAATCACGGCCTGGCGTACGCCTGCACCTGCTCGCGCAAACAACTGGAGCCGTATCACGGCATTTATCCGGGACTGTGCCGCAATGCCGGCCATGGCCAGGAAGACGCCGCGATCCGCCTGCGCGTGCCGGAGCTGGAATATCACTTCATCGACCGGGTGCAGGGCGAGTACCGCCAGCACCTTGGCCGCGACGTGGGTGATTTCGTGATCCGCCGCCGCGACGGCCTTTACGCCTATCAACTGGCGGTGGTGCTGGACGATGCGTGGCAGGGCATCACCGACATCGTGCGCGGCGCCGACCTGCTCGACTCCACGCCGCGCCAGCTCTACCTGCAAGAACTGCTGGGCCTGCGCCAGCCGCGCTACCTGCACCTGCCGCTGATTACCCAGCCGGACGGCAACAAGCTCGGCAAGTCCTACCGCTCGCCACCGCTGGAGGCCGATCAGGCCACGCCATTGTTGCTGAGAGCCTTGCGTGCGTTGGGGCAAGAGCCGGGACCTGAGCTGGCCCACGCCTCGCCGCAGGAGCTGCTGAAATGGGGCAGCGCCCACTGGGATGCCTCGGAAATCCCGCGCACACTGACCCTGCCCGAAGCGCAACTGCTGTGA
- a CDS encoding sensor histidine kinase, with protein MPMSFSLTQMLLISAAYLAALFGVAWISERGMIPRAIIRHPLTYTLSLGVYASAWAFYGTVGLAYQYGYGFLSSYLGVSGAFLLAPVLLYPILKITRTYQLSSLADLFAFRFRSTWAGALTTIFMLIGVLPLLALQIQAVADSIGILTGEPVQNRVALAFCALIILFTIFFGSRHIATREKHEGLVFAIAFESVIKLAALGGVGLYALYGVFDGPQQLELWLLQNQTALAALHTPLQEGPWRTLLLVFFASAIVMPHMYHMTFTENLNPRSLVSASWGLPLFLLLMSLAVPLILWAGLKLGATTNPEYFTLGIGIAANSKALALLAYVGGLSAASGLIIVTTLALSGMALNHLVLPLYQPPAEGNIYRWLKWTRRALIVAIIMAGFCFYLMLGAEQDLANLGIVAFVATLQFLPGVLSVLYWPTANRRGFIAGLLAGILVWVVTMLLPLVGNLQGFYIPLLNMIYVLDDTSWHMAAIASLAANVLMFTLISLFTNASPEEASAAEACAVDNVRRPQRRELHAASPQEFATQLAKPLGAKAAQKEVEQALRDLYLPFDERRPYALRRLRDRIEANLSGLMGPSVAQDMVETFLPYKAGGENYVTEDIHFIESRLEDYHSRLTGLAAELDALRRYHRQTLQELPMGVCSLAKDQEILMWNKAMEELTGIAAQRVVGSRLSTIANPWKELLQGFINLPDEHLHKQHLTLDGQTRWLNLHKAAIDEPLAPGNSGLVLLVEDLTETQMLEDKLVHSERLASIGRLAAGVAHEIGNPITGIACLAQNLREEREEDGELTEISGQILEQTKRVSRIVQSLMSFAHAGSHQHSDEPVCLAEVAQDAIGLLALNRRNFEVQFYNLCDPDHWVEGDPQRLAQVLINLLSNARDASPAGSAVRVKSEAGEHTVDLIVEDEGSGIPSSIMDRLFEPFFTTKDPGEGTGLGLALVYSIVEEHYGQITIDSPADVQSQRGTRIRVTLPRHVEATSAVN; from the coding sequence ATGCCGATGAGCTTTAGCCTGACCCAGATGCTGCTGATCAGCGCCGCCTACCTGGCCGCGTTGTTCGGCGTGGCATGGATCAGTGAGCGGGGCATGATCCCCCGGGCGATCATTCGCCATCCGCTGACTTACACCCTGTCGCTGGGGGTTTACGCCAGTGCGTGGGCGTTCTACGGAACGGTTGGCTTGGCCTATCAGTACGGCTACGGCTTTCTGTCCAGTTATCTCGGGGTGTCCGGCGCGTTTCTGCTGGCGCCGGTGTTGCTGTATCCGATCCTGAAGATCACCCGCACCTATCAACTGTCGTCGCTGGCGGACTTGTTCGCCTTTCGCTTTCGCAGCACCTGGGCCGGTGCGCTGACCACGATTTTCATGCTGATCGGCGTATTACCGCTGCTGGCGTTGCAGATCCAGGCCGTGGCCGATTCCATCGGCATCCTCACCGGCGAACCGGTGCAGAATCGCGTGGCCCTGGCGTTCTGCGCACTGATCATCCTGTTCACGATCTTCTTTGGCTCGCGCCATATCGCCACCCGTGAAAAGCATGAAGGTCTGGTGTTCGCGATTGCCTTCGAATCGGTGATCAAACTGGCCGCTCTCGGCGGCGTCGGCCTCTACGCGCTGTACGGTGTGTTCGACGGCCCGCAACAGCTAGAACTTTGGCTGTTGCAGAACCAGACCGCTCTCGCCGCCCTGCACACGCCGCTGCAGGAAGGCCCGTGGCGCACGTTGCTGCTGGTGTTTTTCGCCTCGGCGATCGTGATGCCGCACATGTATCACATGACCTTTACCGAAAACCTCAACCCGCGCTCGCTGGTCAGCGCGAGCTGGGGCCTGCCGCTGTTCCTGCTGCTGATGAGCCTGGCGGTGCCGCTGATTCTCTGGGCCGGCCTGAAACTCGGCGCCACCACCAATCCGGAATACTTCACCCTCGGCATCGGCATCGCTGCCAACAGCAAAGCCCTGGCGTTGTTGGCCTATGTCGGCGGTCTGTCGGCGGCCAGCGGCCTGATCATCGTCACCACGCTGGCGCTGTCAGGCATGGCCCTGAACCACCTGGTGCTGCCGCTTTATCAGCCACCGGCCGAAGGCAACATCTACCGCTGGCTGAAATGGACCCGCAGGGCGCTGATCGTCGCGATCATCATGGCCGGCTTCTGCTTCTACCTGATGCTCGGCGCGGAACAGGATCTGGCCAACCTCGGCATCGTCGCCTTCGTCGCGACCCTGCAATTCCTGCCCGGCGTGTTGTCGGTGCTGTACTGGCCGACCGCCAACCGCCGGGGCTTCATCGCTGGGCTGCTGGCGGGGATCCTGGTGTGGGTGGTGACCATGCTGCTGCCGCTGGTCGGCAATCTGCAGGGTTTCTATATTCCACTGCTGAACATGATCTACGTGCTGGACGACACCAGTTGGCACATGGCGGCCATCGCCTCGCTGGCAGCCAACGTCCTGATGTTCACTTTGATTTCGCTGTTCACCAATGCCAGCCCGGAAGAGGCCAGCGCCGCCGAAGCCTGCGCGGTGGATAACGTGCGTCGCCCGCAACGTCGGGAACTGCATGCCGCCTCGCCCCAGGAATTCGCCACACAACTGGCTAAGCCATTGGGTGCCAAGGCTGCGCAAAAGGAAGTCGAACAGGCCCTGCGCGACCTCTATCTGCCGTTCGACGAACGCCGCCCTTACGCTTTGCGTCGCTTGCGCGACCGGATCGAAGCCAATCTCTCCGGCCTGATGGGCCCGAGCGTGGCCCAGGACATGGTGGAAACCTTCCTGCCCTACAAGGCCGGCGGCGAAAACTACGTCACCGAAGACATCCACTTCATCGAAAGCCGCCTCGAGGACTACCACTCGCGCCTCACCGGTCTGGCCGCTGAACTCGATGCCCTGCGCCGCTACCACCGCCAGACCCTGCAGGAACTGCCGATGGGCGTCTGCTCGCTGGCCAAGGATCAGGAGATCCTGATGTGGAACAAGGCCATGGAAGAACTGACCGGGATTGCCGCGCAACGAGTGGTCGGATCGCGCCTGAGCACCATCGCCAATCCGTGGAAAGAATTGCTGCAAGGCTTCATCAACCTGCCCGATGAACACCTGCACAAACAGCACCTGACCCTTGATGGCCAGACCCGCTGGCTGAACCTGCACAAAGCGGCGATCGACGAGCCGCTGGCGCCAGGTAACAGCGGCCTGGTGTTGCTGGTGGAAGATTTGACCGAAACCCAGATGCTCGAAGACAAACTGGTTCACTCCGAGCGTCTGGCCAGCATCGGTCGACTCGCGGCTGGCGTGGCCCATGAAATCGGCAACCCGATCACTGGCATCGCGTGTCTTGCGCAAAACCTGCGTGAAGAGCGCGAAGAAGATGGCGAACTGACGGAAATCAGCGGCCAGATCCTCGAGCAGACCAAACGCGTGTCACGCATCGTCCAGTCGCTGATGAGTTTTGCCCACGCCGGCAGCCATCAGCACAGTGACGAGCCCGTCTGTCTGGCGGAGGTGGCTCAGGATGCCATTGGTCTGCTGGCTTTGAACCGGCGCAATTTCGAAGTCCAGTTCTACAACCTGTGCGACCCCGATCACTGGGTCGAAGGTGACCCGCAGCGGCTCGCCCAGGTGCTGATCAATCTGCTCTCCAACGCCCGTGACGCCTCGCCTGCCGGCAGTGCGGTGCGGGTCAAGAGCGAAGCCGGCGAACACACGGTCGACCTGATCGTGGAGGACGAAGGCAGCGGCATTCCATCGAGCATCATGGACCGATTGTTCGAACCCTTCTTTACCACCAAGGATCCTGGCGAAGGCACCGGTCTGGGCCTTGCACTGGTCTATTCCATCGTTGAAGAGCATTATGGACAAATCACCATCGACAGCCCGGCTGATGTTCAGAGCCAGCGCGGCACCCGTATCCGGGTGACATTGCCGCGTCATGTCGAAGCGACGTCCGCTGTGAACTGA
- a CDS encoding sigma-54-dependent transcriptional regulator has translation MPHILIVEDETIIRSALRRLLERNQYQVSEAGSVQEAQERFSIPTFDLIVSDLRLPGAPGTELIKLGQGTPVLIMTSYASLRSAVDSMKMGAVDYIAKPFDHDEMLQAVARILRDRQSAPAVGEVVTGKTANGNGKSATDNSNGEIGIIGSCPPMQDLYGKIRKVAPTDSNVLIQGESGTGKELVARALHNLSKRAKAPMISVNCAAIPESLIESELFGHEKGAFTGASAGRAGLVEAADGGTLFLDEIGELPLEAQARLLRVLQEGEIRRVGSVQSQKVDVRLIAATHRDLKSLAKIGQFREDLYYRLHVIALKLPALRERGADVNEIANAFLARQSARINRTDLKFAADAEQAIRHYSWPGNVRELENAVERAVILSESPEISADLLGIDIELGDLEDDEFIGLPAQPAGNASNSSHEPTEDLSLEDYFQHFVLEHQDHMTETELARKLGVSRKCLWERRQRLGIPRRKTGVASES, from the coding sequence ATGCCGCACATTTTGATCGTCGAAGACGAAACCATTATCCGCTCCGCCTTGCGCCGCCTGCTGGAACGCAACCAGTACCAGGTCAGCGAAGCCGGTTCAGTGCAGGAAGCACAAGAACGCTTCAGTATTCCCACATTCGATCTGATCGTCAGCGACCTGCGTCTGCCGGGTGCTCCGGGCACCGAGCTGATCAAGCTCGGCCAGGGCACGCCGGTGCTGATCATGACCAGCTACGCCAGCCTGCGTTCGGCGGTCGACTCGATGAAGATGGGCGCGGTGGATTACATCGCCAAGCCGTTCGACCACGATGAAATGCTTCAGGCTGTCGCCCGGATCCTGCGTGATCGCCAGTCGGCGCCGGCTGTCGGTGAAGTCGTTACCGGCAAAACTGCCAACGGCAATGGCAAATCCGCCACAGACAACAGCAACGGCGAGATCGGCATCATCGGCTCCTGCCCACCGATGCAGGACCTTTACGGCAAGATCCGCAAAGTCGCCCCGACGGATTCCAATGTCCTGATCCAGGGCGAGTCCGGCACCGGTAAAGAGCTGGTGGCCCGCGCCCTGCACAATCTGTCGAAACGCGCCAAGGCACCGATGATCTCGGTGAACTGCGCGGCCATTCCGGAAAGCCTGATCGAGTCCGAGCTGTTCGGTCACGAGAAAGGTGCATTCACCGGTGCCAGCGCCGGTCGTGCCGGTCTGGTGGAAGCGGCGGACGGCGGCACGCTGTTCCTTGACGAGATCGGCGAACTGCCTCTGGAAGCCCAGGCTCGCCTGTTGCGTGTATTGCAGGAAGGCGAAATTCGCCGGGTCGGCTCGGTGCAGTCGCAGAAAGTCGATGTCCGGTTGATCGCCGCGACCCACCGTGACCTCAAGAGCTTGGCGAAAATCGGCCAGTTCCGTGAAGACCTGTATTACCGCCTCCATGTGATCGCGCTGAAACTGCCGGCCCTACGCGAGCGTGGCGCCGACGTCAACGAAATCGCCAATGCGTTCCTCGCCCGCCAGAGCGCACGCATCAACCGCACCGACCTGAAGTTTGCCGCCGATGCCGAACAGGCGATCCGGCACTATTCGTGGCCGGGTAACGTGCGGGAGCTGGAAAACGCCGTCGAGCGCGCCGTCATCCTGAGCGAAAGCCCGGAAATCTCTGCCGACCTGCTGGGCATCGACATCGAGCTGGGGGATCTGGAGGACGACGAGTTCATCGGCCTGCCGGCGCAACCGGCCGGTAACGCCAGCAACAGCAGCCACGAGCCGACCGAAGACCTGTCGCTGGAAGACTACTTCCAGCATTTCGTACTCGAGCACCAGGACCACATGACCGAGACCGAACTGGCGCGCAAACTGGGCGTCAGCCGCAAATGCCTGTGGGAACGCCGCCAGCGCCTGGGCATTCCACGGCGCAAGACCGGGGTCGCCAGCGAGAGCTGA
- a CDS encoding polynucleotide adenylyltransferase PcnB — MLKKLFQSFRTPLRRTQHIRSTPEVLNSGQHSLQKAQFSRYAVNIVERLQGAGYQAYLVGGCVRDMLLGITPKDFDVATSATPEQVRAEFRNARIIGRRFKLVHIHFGREIIEVATFRANHPQNEDDEDSNQSSRNESGRILRDNVYGTLEEDAQRRDFTINALYYDPVSERILDYANGVHDIRNHLIRLIGDPKQRYQEDPVRMLRAVRFAAKLNFGIEKHTVQPIRDLAPMLREIPSARLFEEVLKLFLSGHGAITFEMLVDLQLFAPLFPASADALEYNPEYTHTLISEALTNTDLRIKQNKPVTPAFLFAALLWPALPARVLRLQERGMPPIPAMQEAAHELIAEQCQRIAIPKRFTMPIREIWDMQERLPRRSGKRADLLLDNPRFRAGYDFLLLRESAGEQTDGLGEWWTDYQDANDSERRDMIRDLSGKEDGASGAPRKRRRSSGSKRKRAGAPSATGE; from the coding sequence ATGCTGAAGAAGCTGTTCCAGTCATTCCGAACTCCCCTGCGTCGTACGCAACACATCCGTAGCACGCCTGAAGTCCTCAACAGCGGCCAACATTCGCTGCAAAAGGCGCAATTCAGCCGATACGCGGTCAACATCGTCGAACGTCTGCAGGGCGCCGGCTACCAGGCCTACCTGGTTGGTGGCTGCGTGCGAGACATGCTTTTGGGCATCACACCCAAAGACTTCGACGTCGCCACCAGCGCCACTCCCGAGCAGGTTCGCGCCGAATTCCGCAATGCGCGGATCATCGGCCGCCGCTTCAAGCTGGTGCACATCCATTTCGGTCGCGAAATCATCGAGGTCGCGACCTTCCGCGCCAACCACCCGCAAAATGAAGACGACGAAGACAGCAATCAGTCTTCGCGCAACGAGAGCGGGCGCATTCTGCGCGACAACGTTTACGGCACCCTGGAAGAAGACGCGCAACGTCGCGACTTCACCATCAACGCCCTGTATTACGATCCGGTCAGCGAGCGCATCCTCGATTACGCCAACGGCGTGCACGACATCCGCAATCATCTGATCCGCCTGATCGGCGACCCGAAACAGCGCTACCAGGAAGACCCGGTACGGATGCTGCGGGCCGTGCGTTTCGCCGCCAAGCTCAACTTCGGCATCGAAAAGCACACCGTCCAGCCGATCCGCGACCTGGCACCGATGCTGCGCGAAATTCCGTCGGCTCGGTTGTTCGAGGAAGTGCTCAAGCTGTTCCTCTCCGGCCATGGCGCCATCACCTTCGAGATGCTGGTCGACCTGCAACTGTTCGCGCCGTTGTTCCCGGCCAGCGCCGATGCGCTGGAATACAACCCGGAATACACCCACACACTGATCAGCGAAGCACTGACCAACACCGACCTGCGGATCAAGCAGAACAAACCGGTGACCCCGGCGTTCCTGTTTGCCGCCCTGTTGTGGCCAGCCCTGCCAGCCCGCGTATTGCGCCTGCAGGAACGTGGCATGCCGCCGATTCCGGCGATGCAGGAAGCCGCCCACGAGCTGATTGCCGAGCAGTGCCAGCGCATTGCGATTCCAAAACGTTTCACCATGCCGATCCGCGAGATCTGGGACATGCAGGAACGCCTGCCACGCCGCAGCGGCAAACGCGCCGACCTGTTGCTGGACAATCCGCGCTTCCGCGCCGGCTACGACTTCCTGCTGCTGCGTGAAAGCGCCGGCGAGCAGACCGATGGCCTGGGCGAATGGTGGACCGATTATCAGGATGCCAACGACAGCGAACGCCGCGACATGATCCGCGATCTCAGCGGCAAGGAAGACGGCGCCAGCGGTGCTCCGCGCAAGCGTCGCCGCAGCAGCGGTTCCAAGCGCAAACGCGCCGGTGCACCGAGCGCTACGGGCGAATAG
- the folK gene encoding 2-amino-4-hydroxy-6-hydroxymethyldihydropteridine diphosphokinase, which translates to MERIYIGMGSNLADPAEQLRSAVDSLTQLPSTALVGVSAFYQSDSLLPGQPRYTNAVAALDSTLAPLELLDALQSIENGQGRERLERWGPRTLDLDILLFGDRLIDEPRLKVPHYHMQERAFVLYPLAELAPEDLRLADGRTLADLLAACPFVGLERLSHA; encoded by the coding sequence ATGGAACGCATCTACATCGGCATGGGCAGCAACCTGGCTGACCCGGCCGAACAACTGCGCAGCGCGGTCGACTCATTGACGCAACTGCCGAGTACAGCACTGGTCGGTGTCTCTGCCTTTTACCAGAGCGACTCCCTGCTGCCGGGTCAGCCGCGTTACACCAACGCGGTTGCGGCGCTCGACAGCACACTCGCCCCGCTGGAACTGCTCGATGCCCTGCAATCCATCGAAAACGGCCAGGGTCGCGAACGCCTGGAACGCTGGGGCCCGCGCACGCTGGACCTGGACATCCTGCTGTTCGGTGACCGTCTGATCGATGAACCGCGCCTGAAAGTCCCGCATTACCACATGCAGGAACGTGCGTTCGTTCTTTACCCCCTGGCCGAACTGGCCCCCGAAGATCTGCGCCTGGCCGACGGCCGCACCCTTGCCGATCTGCTCGCAGCCTGCCCGTTCGTCGGCCTCGAACGCCTCTCCCACGCCTGA
- the panB gene encoding 3-methyl-2-oxobutanoate hydroxymethyltransferase, whose translation MPAITLTTLQSLKQKGEKITMLTCYDATFAHACNEAGVEVLLVGDSLGMVLQGHDSTLPVTIAEMAYHTACVKRGNTDALILADLPFMANATLEQTMTNSAMLMQAGAHMVKVEGALWLAESIRLLAERGVPVCAHMGLTPQAVNILGGYKVQGRNENQARQMRADAISLEQAGAAMLLLECVPSELAAEISQAVKIPVIGIGAGTDTDGQVLVLHDMLGLSISGRVPKFVKNFMQGQDSIQSALKAYVNEVKAATFPGIEHGFSA comes from the coding sequence ATGCCAGCCATCACCCTGACCACGCTCCAGAGCCTCAAGCAGAAAGGTGAAAAGATCACCATGCTGACCTGCTATGACGCGACCTTCGCCCACGCCTGCAACGAGGCCGGTGTCGAAGTGCTGCTGGTGGGCGACTCCCTCGGCATGGTCCTGCAAGGTCACGACAGCACCCTGCCGGTGACCATTGCGGAAATGGCCTACCACACTGCCTGCGTCAAGCGCGGCAACACCGACGCCCTGATCCTGGCCGACCTGCCGTTCATGGCCAACGCCACCCTCGAACAAACCATGACCAACAGCGCCATGCTGATGCAGGCCGGCGCGCACATGGTCAAGGTCGAAGGTGCGCTGTGGCTGGCGGAATCGATCCGTCTGCTGGCCGAGCGCGGCGTACCGGTCTGCGCCCACATGGGCCTGACTCCGCAAGCCGTGAACATTCTCGGCGGCTATAAAGTGCAGGGTCGCAACGAAAACCAGGCACGCCAGATGCGCGCCGACGCGATCTCCCTGGAGCAGGCCGGCGCGGCGATGCTGCTGCTGGAATGCGTGCCGAGCGAACTGGCGGCCGAAATCAGCCAGGCGGTGAAAATCCCGGTGATCGGCATCGGCGCCGGCACCGACACCGACGGTCAGGTCCTGGTGCTGCACGACATGCTCGGCCTGTCGATCAGCGGCCGCGTACCGAAATTCGTGAAGAACTTCATGCAGGGTCAGGACAGCATCCAGTCCGCACTGAAGGCTTATGTGAACGAAGTCAAAGCCGCCACTTTCCCTGGGATCGAACACGGATTCTCTGCATGA